In a genomic window of Methylovirgula sp. 4M-Z18:
- the purE gene encoding 5-(carboxyamino)imidazole ribonucleotide mutase, with the protein MGSQSDWATMRHAAETLNTLGIAYDARVVSAHRTPDRLVAFAKGAKGEGFQVIIAGAGGAAHLPGMTAAMTPLPVFGVPVESKALSGQDSLLSIVQMPAGIPVGTLAIGRSGAVNAALLAASVLALHDAELAARLDAWRAAQTAAVAERPREEP; encoded by the coding sequence ATGGGCAGTCAGTCCGATTGGGCGACCATGCGTCATGCCGCCGAAACGTTGAACACGCTCGGCATCGCCTATGATGCGCGGGTCGTTTCGGCCCATCGCACGCCCGATCGCCTGGTCGCCTTTGCCAAGGGTGCAAAGGGGGAGGGATTTCAGGTCATTATCGCGGGTGCGGGCGGCGCGGCCCATCTGCCCGGTATGACGGCGGCGATGACGCCCTTGCCGGTCTTTGGCGTTCCGGTCGAATCGAAGGCCCTGTCGGGGCAGGATTCCTTGCTCTCGATCGTGCAGATGCCGGCCGGCATTCCGGTCGGCACCTTGGCCATCGGCCGGTCCGGCGCCGTCAATGCGGCACTGCTCGCCGCGAGCGTGCTGGCCTTGCACGACGCCGAACTGGCGGCCCGCCTCGATGCGTGGCGGGCGGCGCAGACGGCGGCGGTCGCCGAACGGCCGAGGGAGGAGCCATGA
- a CDS encoding YdcH family protein — translation MRNNLTEDERIAFTEELERLRQEHRDLDTAILALQAMGTGDQLQVQRLKKRKLILRDRISYLEDCLTPDIIA, via the coding sequence ATGCGGAATAATTTGACTGAAGACGAGCGTATCGCCTTCACGGAAGAGCTTGAGCGACTGCGTCAGGAGCATCGCGATCTGGATACCGCCATTCTGGCCCTGCAGGCCATGGGAACGGGCGATCAATTGCAGGTCCAGCGGCTGAAGAAGCGCAAATTGATCCTGCGCGACCGGATCAGCTATCTGGAAGATTGCCTGACCCCCGACATTATCGCGTGA
- a CDS encoding ABC1 kinase family protein, translating to MSDTEANRLSARAARYARVGANVGGVAARIAGSRLLGLDAGTGNAASLARALGGLKGPIMKVAQLLSTIPEALPPEYAEELQKLQSEAPPMGAAFVKRRMIAELGQDWAARYGAFDLHPAAAASLGQVHRATDLAGVPLAVKLQYPEMKSAVEADLSQLELLFSLHRRMNPAIDTREIVKEIGARIREELDYRREAQHAALYGAMLAAVDEVRVPKVREDLSTGRLLTMDWLEGEKLLSFKTATQEARNRIGVAMFKAWWYPFSQYGVIHGDPHLGNYTVYREAGEAQGINLLDYGCIRIFPCSFVGGVVDLYEGLKQGDAARVVHAYETWGFKGLRKDVIEVLNIWARFIYGPLLDDRVRTIANGVAPGQYGRREAFAVHQALKEKGPVLVPREFVFMDRAAIGLGGVFLHLNAELNFHDLFNHAIADFSLERVAGRQAKALAGQGLAVPA from the coding sequence ATGAGCGACACCGAAGCCAATCGTCTTTCCGCCCGTGCCGCGCGCTATGCGCGGGTCGGGGCCAATGTGGGCGGTGTTGCCGCCCGCATCGCCGGCAGTCGGTTGTTGGGGCTCGATGCGGGCACCGGCAATGCGGCCTCGTTGGCGCGGGCGCTTGGCGGGCTCAAGGGCCCAATCATGAAAGTGGCGCAACTGCTTTCGACCATTCCCGAAGCGCTGCCGCCCGAATATGCGGAGGAATTGCAAAAGCTGCAGAGCGAGGCGCCGCCGATGGGCGCGGCCTTCGTGAAGCGGCGGATGATTGCCGAGCTTGGGCAGGATTGGGCCGCGCGCTACGGCGCGTTCGATCTGCATCCGGCCGCCGCCGCGTCATTGGGGCAGGTGCATCGTGCCACCGATCTTGCCGGCGTGCCGCTCGCGGTGAAGCTGCAATACCCGGAAATGAAATCGGCTGTCGAAGCCGATTTGAGCCAATTGGAATTGCTGTTCTCGCTCCATCGCCGCATGAATCCGGCGATCGATACGCGCGAAATCGTCAAGGAGATCGGTGCGCGCATCCGCGAGGAACTCGATTACCGGCGCGAGGCGCAACATGCCGCGCTCTATGGCGCAATGCTCGCCGCGGTGGACGAGGTGCGCGTGCCGAAGGTACGCGAGGACCTTTCCACCGGCCGGCTGCTGACCATGGATTGGCTCGAGGGTGAAAAGCTCCTGTCGTTCAAGACCGCGACGCAAGAGGCGCGCAATCGCATCGGCGTCGCGATGTTCAAGGCTTGGTGGTATCCATTTAGCCAATATGGCGTCATTCACGGCGACCCGCATCTGGGCAATTACACGGTCTATCGCGAAGCGGGCGAGGCGCAGGGCATCAATCTGCTCGATTACGGCTGCATCCGGATTTTCCCGTGCAGCTTCGTCGGTGGGGTTGTCGATCTCTATGAGGGCCTGAAACAGGGCGATGCCGCCCGCGTCGTGCACGCCTATGAGACCTGGGGGTTCAAAGGCCTCCGGAAGGATGTGATCGAGGTTTTGAACATCTGGGCGCGCTTCATTTACGGGCCGCTGCTCGACGACCGCGTGCGCACCATCGCCAACGGCGTCGCCCCCGGCCAATATGGCCGCCGCGAGGCTTTTGCCGTGCATCAGGCGCTGAAGGAGAAGGGGCCGGTGCTGGTGCCGCGCGAATTCGTCTTCATGGACCGGGCGGCCATCGGTCTTGGCGGCGTGTTTCTACACCTGAATGCAGAGCTGAATTTCCACGATCTGTTCAATCACGCGATTGCGGATTTTTCGCTTGAGCGCGTCGCTGGGCGGCAGGCGAAGGCCTTGGCGGGGCAGGGGCTGGCGGTACCTGCTTGA
- a CDS encoding RidA family protein has translation MVERRLISTGSPFEKAYGYSRAVVDGDYVFVAGTTGYDYAKMEMPDDVAAQTHNCFATIAEALREANSDMKAIVRATYYVTDRNDQEAVLNVCGHYLADVRPAATMLVVAGLLKPEMKVEIEVTARVIGR, from the coding sequence ATGGTTGAACGGCGGTTGATTTCCACTGGCTCGCCTTTCGAGAAGGCTTACGGCTATTCGCGTGCCGTGGTCGATGGCGATTATGTCTTTGTCGCCGGCACGACGGGTTATGATTATGCCAAGATGGAGATGCCGGACGATGTCGCGGCGCAGACGCATAATTGTTTCGCGACGATCGCCGAAGCTTTGCGCGAGGCGAATTCCGACATGAAGGCGATCGTGCGTGCCACCTATTATGTGACGGACCGCAACGACCAGGAGGCTGTTCTAAACGTCTGCGGCCACTATCTAGCGGATGTCAGGCCGGCCGCGACGATGCTGGTCGTCGCCGGTCTCCTGAAACCGGAAATGAAGGTTGAAATCGAGGTCACGGCCCGCGTGATCGGGAGATGA
- a CDS encoding YdcH family protein has protein sequence MSLQAHLSELERRHQAIEKEIEFERISPSSSDLKIVELKRKKLYLKEEIEKLRSSTQQTRH, from the coding sequence ATGTCGTTACAAGCCCATCTGTCAGAATTGGAACGCCGCCATCAAGCCATTGAAAAAGAAATCGAATTCGAGAGGATCAGCCCTAGCTCCAGCGACCTCAAAATCGTCGAACTGAAACGTAAGAAATTGTACTTAAAAGAAGAAATTGAAAAGCTGAGATCCAGCACACAGCAGACGAGACACTGA